CATTCTGTGCAGTTGTTCACGCTGCTGGGAGTTTGCACTGAAGGAAAGCTTGGCCAGATCATTATAAGCGTCCTCGAGCGCCTGCAGTGCATTTGTAAAATTGCCGTCATTATAATGCTGCTGAGTAGCGGCATCCTTGTATTGATCCTGGGCCAGATTGATTGCATCCTCACATTGCTGAAGTAACTGTTCAACCGATTGACGTGTAGCCAATTGTAGCCCCTCCTTTACTTGATGCTGAAGCAAAGTCTGCTTCTTCTTTATTTTGTTCACAATACATTTTCCTATCACGATTTTGCGAATGTTTAATGATGCCAATTATATTGGGTAAACATTGTAATCTTTTTGCAATTGGATTCACGTTTTCTAAATGGTACAATTTTTATTATTAATTTTTTTTGACAGACAGGCTTTAGGAGGTTTCTGGCATGAAACAGACCAACCCTTTTCACTATGCTACTGACGATAAACGGTACCATACTTGGAATTACCATTTGCGCAGCCATTTTGGCCATAAGGTTTTCAAGGTGGCACTTGATGGCGGATTCGATTGCCCGAACCGTGATGGTACAGTAGCCCACGGAGGCTGTACGTTTTGCAGTGCAGCTGGTTCAGGAGATTTCGCCGGTGACAGAGTAGAAGATCTTGGCACACAGTTCGCAAAGATAAAAGAAAAAATGCACTCTAAGTGGAAAGACGGCAAATACATGGCCTATTTCCAGGCTTTCACCAATACACACGCTCCGGTCGAGGTGCTGCGTGAGAAGTACGAAACTGTATTGAACGAAGAAGGAGTCGTCGGGATTTCGATCGCAACTAGACCGGACTGCCTGCCCGATGATGTCGTGGAATATTTGGCTGAGTTGAACGAGCGAACGTATTTATGGGTTGAACTAGGACTTCAGACCGTCCATGAAAAAACAGCCAATTTAATCAATCGCGCCCATGATTATGAAACCTACAAAGAAGGCGTGGACAAGCTACGTAAGCATGGTATCAGGGTTTGTTCGCATATTATCAACGGTCTGCCTCAGGAAACACCCGAAATGATGATGGAGACAGCACGTGAAGTCGCGAAACTTGATGTTCAGGGAATCAAAATCCATCTTCTTCATCTGTTGAAGGGCACCCCGATGGTCAAGCAATATGAAAAAGGATTACTTGAATTCCTTAGCTTTGAGGACTATGTAAAATTGGTCTGTGACCAGCTGGAGATCCTGCCTCCTGACATGATCATTCACCGAATTACAGGGGATGGACCGATCGAGCTGATGGTCGGGCCGATGTGGAGCGTCAATAAATGGGAAGTATTGAACGCGATTGATAAAGAATTGAAACATCGCGACAGCTGGCAGGGGAAATTTTATGCTGGAAACAAAGTGGTGATTGAAAATGAAGCTTGAACGGATCCTTCCATTTGCCAGGAACCTTCTTGAATTAGCCGTGAAGCCAGGTGATATCGCTGTAGATGCCACAGTCGGCAACGGACATGACACATTATTTTTAGCAAACCTGGTCGGCCCTGCCGGCAGGATTTACGGCTTTGATATCCAGGATGAGGCGCTCATGTCCTGCAAAACGAAGCTTCGCGAACATGATTTGCAGGATCAGGTCACACTGTTCCATACTGGACATGAAAACATCACAGAATGCATCCCACCTTTGCACTTTGGAAAAATTACCGGCGCAGTATTCAATCTAGGATATCTGCCCGGCGGCGATAAAAACATCGTCACCGTCCCTGAGACAACCATCCAGGCCATCGACCAGCTGCTGGAAATCATGGCACCAGAAGGCATCATTGTGATTGTGATTTACCACGGACATCCCGAAGGCAAGGTAGAACGAGAATATTTATTGCGGTATGTAAAATCATTGGATCAAAATATCGCACATGTATTGGAATATAAATTTCTTAACCAGAAAAACAATCCGCCATTTATTATTGCGATTGAGAAGAGATAGGAAGCCTTCCCTAAAAGTGAAGGCTTTTTTCTTTGGGATAAGAATGTATCCTTGGCCATATATTTCACTCAATGTTCCCCGTTTTTCTCTCTTGGACAGAACGGGGCACTCTTCCGGGGTTTATGTTCCCCGTTTTTCATCTTGGACAGGAACGGGGCTCTTTTCCGGGGTTTATATTCCCCGTTTTTCATCATGGACAAGAACGGGGCTCTTTTCCGGGGTTTATGTTCCCCGTTTTCCCTCTTGGACAGGAACGGGGCTCTTTTCCGGGGTTTATGTTCCCCGTTTTTCTCTCTTGGACAGGAACGGGGCTCTTTTCCGGGGTTTATGTTCCCCGTTTTCCCTCTTGGACAGGAACGGGGCTCTTTTCCGGGGTTTATGTTCCCCGTTTTCCCTCTTGGACAGGAACGGGGCTCTTTTCCGGGGTTTATGTTCCCCGTTTTCCCTCTTGGACAGGAACGGGGCTCTTTTACGGGGTTTATGTTCCCCGTTTTTCCATCTTGGACAGGAACGGGGCTCTTTTACGGGGTTTATGTTCCCCGTTTTCCCTCTTGGACAGGAACGGGGCTCTTTTCGGGGTTTATGTTCCCCGTTTTTCCTTTTTTAACTGAGACCGGGCAATTTAAATCGTCTAAAACAAAAAAAAGCCAGGATTCAATACCTGGCTTTGTCACAATTTCACTATCATTTAATAAACGCCCTCACCACTCCTGAGGGAACCCACCTCTGCAATGACCGATAAGCTCGTCCATTAATATAAAAGAAGTAGCTGACGGGGCCGGCTGTCTTGATCATTTCCCTGGCCAGTTTTCTGATTCTTTCCTGGCGCCTTACTTTATCATCGGACAGGTAAACGCCGAGGAGGCCGCGGTTGATCAGTTTATGGAATCTTTGATGGGGAAGCTTGGCCGTATGATGATCGGCATGTTGTACAAAGTGGCGCAAGCGCTCAAACAAAGCTTCTTCATTTTCATAATAAAAACAAAAGTTCAAATCGCCGCCTTCCCTGTCTTCTTCCTGGTCGATGAAATAATCGAGAAGGATGTGAAGGCCTTGTATGTAGGGGAAATATCCGTTGCGAATGCTGTCGGCGTATTCAGGTTTAAAATCATCGCGGAGCGCATAGGATACCAGGCAAAAGATTCCTAGCGTCGATCCGGCGCAAGCTGAGAATTCATACCACTCCATGTCTGGAATATTTTCACGATGGCCATCAAACCATGTTTGCAGCCTTGGGACACGGTCTTTTACCTCAACATGCTTGTGGATTTGCAAATCGCAATAATAGTCACAAAGCTCGCCAAAATGATGTTGGATATCATGGTAGTGATCTAGCTCAGACAGGACTTCCCGGCAGACGGTCACCAGTTCAATGAGATATCCCCCGTCATTCTGGTCTTCCCGCTCCCGATAATAATTTTTCAATTGACGATCCGTATCCAGGGCATCTGCCATCGATTCATGCAGCGCAGCGAAATCAGCTGGATCCAGTGATGTACTGCGGTCACAAAGATTATCAAGGTAATCGCTGATCGTCTGGTAAGCCACTATGAAACGGATCGCTTTTTTATAATTCTTTTTCGCGGTCAGGCTCAAAATCGAGCCTCCTTCGCAATGGAAGGTTTTATGCTCGATACTGGACAATGCCTGTTTCCTTAATTCCGGGTTCGGGATTTCCTCTGCCCTGCTCTTCCAATACGCCAGCTCCCTGTGTACTTGGGGCAGAACTTGTTTGTATACACGGTACATTAAACTGATTGGCATAGATGGTATCAACATGTATACACCTTCATCCTTTCCATGTAAAACAAATATCTAATAAACATACCCGATTGCCTTCAGCTGGCTGATGACAAAATCATGTGCGTAATCAAAAACCTCTTCGCGTTCAGGTTCGTTGAACACTTCATGATAGCAATTAGGCCATTCTTTATATCTTTTTTCAGAGAGCGGAGCATTGTTGAACCATTCTTTCACAGAACGTTTATCCACAATCCGATCATCACCGCCCTGCACCAGTAGTGTTGGAACGTCCTGGACTTTACTCATGTTATCAAAGGCTTGATCCATTGCCGCAATGAGTTCACGGTACCAGCGGATTGATACCTTGGTAAGATAGAGTGAGTCATTTGCATCCACAGCTCTCACATCTTCATTTCTTGTGGCCATTTCAACCGTCAGGCCTGGCGACATCCGCATGGCGGGAACTAGGACATTCAAGCCGTGCGAAAGCATATCCAGCATTTTCGAAGGATAATTGACCAAACCAAGACATGGCGATGACAAAATGAGTCCGGCAATTTCAACACGTTCCTCCTGCAGCATGCGGATCGCTACAAGCCCTCCCATGCTATGGCCGAGCAAAAATACTGGCAGGTCAAATTCATAAGCTGCCTCAACCCATTCTTTTACTTCCAAAATGTACTCATCAAATGAATCAATATGGCCACGGTTTGCTCTTGTTGTTAATCCCTGTCCAGGCAAATCACCCATTATGACATGAAATCCCGATGAGCGCCAAGCTTCAATCAGCCATCCGTAACGCCTGTGATGCTCGAGGGCACCATGAATCATAACGATTACAGCCTTAGCATCCCCGTCAGCTTCCCATTTCCACATGACCATTCCCCCACTCAAATACTTTTTCTTTCTTTAAAAGAACTATAATATATAATTAGTGAAAAATAAAAATGAAAGCACTGATAAAATCTATTTTATTTAGGAGTGTATTTTATGATTTATTCTTACAAAGGCAAGACACCTAAAATAGCGGATTCCGCTTTTATTGCAGATTATGTAACGATTAGCGGGGATGTTGAAATCGGCGAGGAATCGAGCGTCTGGTTTAACACCTCGATCCGTGGCGACGTCGCTCCCACGATTATCGGTAATAAAGTGAATATACAGGATAACTCTGTCCTCCACCAAAGCCCCAATAACCCTTTGATTCTTGAGGATGAAGTGACTGTTGGCCACCAGGTCGTCCTCCACAGCTGCGTCATTCGAAAAAAAGCATTGATTGGGATGGGCTCAATCATCCTCGACCAAGCTGATATCGGAGAAGGTGCTTTCATTGGTGCCGGCAGCCTTGTACCTCAAGGCAAAAAAATTCCGCCGAACACGCTTGCATTCGGACGCCCAGCCAAAGTCATCCGCGAGCTGAATGAAGAAGACATTCGAGACATGGAACGAATCTCAAGAGAGTATGCCGAGAAAGGACAATACTATAAAAACCTACAAAACAAAGAAAATGATTAATTAAACAAATCCCGCATCAGTCCGATATTAATTTATATATTATACCCTGCAATTATAAAAATATGCGGACGGGCCAGGTGATCGAAGTGGATATGTTATATATATCAATTGCGGCTGTTGTACCTCTGCTAGTCTTGTTTTTTCTGTTAATCCGAAATCAAAATAGCATGATAAAATCCATCTTGATGTTCTTGTTTGTTTTTACATCAGTAGCCGGAGCCTTCCTGCTCGAGAACCTGCAGGCTTCACATGTCGCCAAGGCTGTAGAGTCTGTCAAACAATGGCTTGATGAGCCCGAACAAAGTGCACTACGAGAGGCAGCTATGATAGAAGAATACAAACCTGAAATCATCCCAATAAAAAAACAGATTCTCCTGGATGCTCCGGCCATCTGGCAGATGCCTGAGCTCCCAAGAGGATGTGAAGTCACAAGTCTCGCCATGCTCCTGCAGTTCAAGGATATTCAAGTGGACAAGCTGACACTGGCCAGGGAAGTAAAGAAAAACCCGGCTGAATACCGGCTCCAAAATGGCAAAATCTATTTTGGCGATCCTAATGAAGGATTTGTCGGCAATATGTACACCTATACCCAACCAGGACTAGGTGTCTATCACAAACCGATTGCTGAACTGGCAGAACAATATCTTCCTGGGAAAATACAGGACCTTACAGGCGCAGATTTCCAGGAACTTAAAATCCACCTATCAGATAACCGGCCAGTATGGATCATCACGAATACTGAATATAAAAGATTGAACGATAGCTTTTTCCAAACATGGTATACACCTAATGGAGAAGTCAAAGTTACAACAAAAGAGCATTCTGTATTGGTTACCGGTTATGATGAAAGTTCGGTTTATTTCAACGACCCGTTAACAGGTGAGAAAAATAAAAAAGCACCCATGAAAGACTTCGTGGAAGCCTGGGTGCAGATGGGAAGGCAAGCAGTTACCTACCTTCCCTGATTTTTAAGATTGTAATACTTTCTGAGCCTCATACTCCTTCTGGAAGGAGTATTTTTTTTCGACATAAACATCATGCCACATCATGAACATCAGCACTGTCCAGATTTTGCGACTATTGTCAGCCTTGTTCTGGCAGTGGTCATCCAATAGCTTCAATAAGTAAGACTTATTGATTAGATGCTCTGTGTTGCTTTCCTTGATGATGTTCTTTGCCCACTCGTTCATTTCATTCTTCAGCCAGTGGCGAATCGGCACCGGGAAGCCAAGCTTTTTGCGTGTAAGAACGTGATCAGGTACAACGCCTTCAGCCGCTTTACGCAAAATGTACTTGGTTGTGTTGTTAGCTGTTTTCAAGCTCGTTGGAATCTTAGAAGCTGTCTCGAAAACAATCTTATCAAGGAATGGTACGCGAAGCTCCAAAGAATGAGCCATCGTCATTTTATCCGCCTTCAATAAAATGTCTCCGCGCATCCAGGTGTGGATATCGATATATTGCATTGTATCAACCGGATCGTAGCCTCTGCTCTCGCGATAAAGAGGCTTTGTGATATCTCTGTAATCGTACTGTCCATTATAAACGTGGAGCAGCTCGCTCTTCTCTTTTTCAGTGAACATCTTCGCATTTCCAATGTAACGCTCTTCCATAGGCGTCACACCGCGTTCGATGAAGCTCTTGCCCTTCATGCCCTCTGGCATCATTTTAGAAATGCCCTTCAGCATCGACTTCCCTACCTGGGGAATCTTGTTGAACATTTCTAGATCCTGCGGCTCACGGTAAATGTTATAGCCACCGAACAGTTCATCGGCACCTTCTCCGGAAAGGACAACTGTTACATGTTTCCTTGCTTCACGGGCAACGAAGTACAAAGGTATAGCAGCCGGGTCTGCGAGCGGGTCATCCATATGCCACATGATTTTCGGAAGTTCATCCATATATTCCTGAGGACTGATCACATAGCTGATGTTTTCAACACCGAGCCGATCAGCCGTTTCCTTCGCGACATCAATCTCGCTGAAACCATTTTGTTGAAATCCAACAGAGAAAGTCTTGATTGAAGGATGGTATTGCTTTGCAATTGACGCGATGATCGAGGAATCAATCCCGCCAGAAAGGAAAGAACCAACTGGCACATCACTGCGCATGTGGATTTTCACGGATTCGAACAGGACATCCCTGATCTCCTTCGTGAACTCATCCTCGGATTTGTGGATTGGCGAGAAGCTCGCTTTCCAGTAACGCTTGATTTCCATCGGCGAACCAATTTTCTTTGTAAAATAATGCCCTGGCTCAAGCTTGTAGATGCCTTCAGACATTGTATTTGGTTCTGGAACGAATTGATAAGTCAGGTAGTGCTGTAATGCCTTGTAATCGAGGACATCATTCTCAAGCGCAAGCAAAATGCTCTTCTTTTCAGACCCGAAGAATGTACGATTCTCATCTTCAAAGTAGAAAAATGGCTTGATGCCGAAATGGTCACGCGCACCGTAAAGGATCTGCTCCTGTTTATCCCAGATGACAAACGCGAACATCCCGCGAAGCTTGTCAACAGCCTGCTCTTTATAATGGCTGTATAGGGCGATGATCACTTCTGTGTCCGAATGAGTTTCGAAGGTAAGTCCTTCTTCAATCAACTCTTCACGAAGCTCAAGATAGTTGTAGATTTCCCCGTTGAAAATGATCCAGTAGCGCTCATTTTCATAGGTCAATGGCTGATGGCCAGCCTCAAGGTCAATGATGCTCAGACGACGGAAGCCGAACTGGATATGCTCATCATAGAAATATCCATCATCATCAGGACCACGGTGGGTGATGATGTCATTCATATTTTTAAACAGCTGCTTGTCATCGCTGCTGAATTCCTGTGCATTTTCATGTACACAACCGATAAAGCCACACATTATGTACTTCACCTTCTCCATTTCAGATAAAAATTTATTGTTATTTTCCAATGATTTTACTACCCTAAAAACATACCATCTAATACTATCATTAAACACAAAGTTTTTGCAGTAAAATCTGTGGGAAATTTAAGGTAATACTCTATTTTACACCTTTTGGACCATTCGCAAACCCAAGGGCTTTTCGCGTCTTCCTTGATTAGACGGCAAATAATAAAGGGAGTTACATATTTCTATGCAACTCCCTTGTGATTTTATTTTCCTTGCGCTTGAGTGCGAAGTGCCTCAGCCTTGTCTGTACGCTCCCATGGAAGGTCAACGTCAGAACGGCCGAAGTGTCCATAAGCAGCTGTCTGCTTGTAGATTGGCTTGCGCAGGTCAAGCATGTTGATGATCCCAGCCGGGCGAAGGTCGAAGTTGTTTTCTACAACGTCGATCAAGACATCTTCGCTCACTTTGCCTGTTCCGAATGTATCGATTGAAATCGATACCGGACGAGCAACGCCGATTGCGTAAGCAAGCTGAACTTCAACTTTTTCAGCAAGGCCAGCAGCTACGATGTTCTTCGCAACGTAACGTGCAGCGTATGCAGCTGAACGGTCAACTTTTGTAGGATCCTTACCAGAGAATGCGCCGCCGCCGTGGCGAGCATATCCGCCGTAAGTATCAACGATGATCTTGCGGCCAGTAAGTCCTGCATCACCCTGTGGTCCGCCGATTACGAAACGGCCAGTTGGGTTGATGAAGTATTTTGTGTTCTCGTCAATCAATTCTGCTGGTACAACAGGCTTGATGACATGTTCTTTAAGGTTGCGCTGGATTTGCTCAAGCGAAACTTCTGGGTGGTGTTGAGTTGAGATAACGATTGTATCGATGCGAACAGGCTTGTCGTTCTCATCGTATTCAACTGTCACCTGAGTTTTACCGTCCGGACGAAGGTATGGAAGGATTTCTTCCTTACGCACCTCAGTCAGGCGGCGTGAAATTTTGTGTGCCAATGATATTGGAAGAGGCATAAGCTCTTTCGTTTCGTTGCAGGCAAAACCGAACATCAAGCCCTGGTCTCCCGCTCCGATTGCTTCGATTTCTTCATCTGACATTTGGCCTTCACGTGCTTCAAGTGCCTGGTCAACACCCATTGCGATGTCAGCAGACTGCTCGTCGATTGAAGTCAAAACTGCACAAGTTTCAGAGTCGAAACCGTACTTAGCGCGAGTGTAGCCAATTTCCTTGACTGTTTCACGAACGATCTTCGGAATATCTACGTATGTAGATGTAGTGATTTCCCCTGCAACTAGTACAAGGCCTGTAGTAACTGATGTTTCAGCAGCAACACGTGCATTAGCATCTTTTGCAAGGATCGCATCTAAAATCGCGTCAGAAATCTGATCGCAAATTTTATCAGGATGGCCTTCTGTTACTGATTCAGAAGTGAACAAACGGCGTTTGTTTGACATCTGAGTTCCTCCCTTATTTATAAAAATTGATCGAGGCTGTCCCAATACAGACCTCGGGTTGATACGGTACTCATTCCCTATGTAGTATGAAATAAACGCTGAGTTTTTATTAGAAAAATTTGTTCAGGATTCATGGTGAATTTCTTTTTTTCCTAATTTTCACCCACGGGAGCAATGACACCTAAGAAGGCAGTCCGATTGCATTCTCATGCATTTGGACAGAAAAAAGCAATATAAAAAACCTCTCCAATTTCGAGGAAAGGTTTATGCTTAAATCCGCGCCTTTCGCTCTTATCGTTCAAGGGCAGTTCCCTTGCGTCAGGTTAGCACCTTTGCCCGGAAATAGCAGCATTCCAAAAGCTGTTTTTTCACGTCTGCAGGTTGCTGGGTTTCATTGGGCCTGTCCCTCCACCAGCTCGGGATAAGAGAGTATCCGTTCAAGACCAAATCATAACGAAACTACAATTGCATGTCAATGATTTTCTCGGTAAATTTGTCGATTGTTGTTGAAAGTTTTTTTGTATAATAAAATGGCCTCATAATGCTTCTTTTTGCTTGACTATATAAAGAAAGAATTATATAACGCAAGTTAGGTACAAGGTAATTTTTCGAGTCATTAGTATAGATTAATTAAACTAATGTGTTATACTAATACCGAGATGTAAACACTTACAAAATATTAAACTTTTAAAAAGGAAGGTATTCTCCGATGAATGTTGTAGGAATATCAAATGAACTTTCAGCATTATTAAAAGGAAACAATGTAAAGGTGCAGTTATCTGTTCCCCAGCTTGTTGAAAAAGTCTTGAACCGAAACGAAGGGCTCCTGACTTCAACTGGTGCCGTAAGAGCAACCACTGGAAAGTATACTGGCCGTTCACCTAAAGATAAATTCATTGTCGAAGAAGAATCCGTGAAGGACAAAATTGACTGGGGCTCTGTCAACCAGCCGATTTCCGAGGAATCTTTTACAAAACTATATAATAAGGTATTGAACTTCCTTAAAGAAAAAGAAGAAGTATTTGTATTCAAAGGATTTGCGGGTGCTGATAAGAAATACCAGCTTCCAATCCAGGTTATCAATGAATACGCCTGGCACAACCTTTTCGCTCATCAATTGTTCATCCGACCAACGGAGGAAGAGCTTGTTGATCATGAATCTGAATTCACGGTTATTTCTGCACCAACTTTCAAGGCGGATCCTAAAGTTGATGGCACGAATTCCGAGACATTCATCATTGTTTCTTTTGCACAGCGCGTCGTATTGATCGGCGGAACAGAATATGCGGGTGAAATGAAGAAGTCGATTTTCTCCGTGATGAACTATTTGCTGCCTGAAAATGGGATCCTTTCCATGCATTGCTCGGCAAACGTGGGACGCGAAGGCGATGTTGCATTGTTCTTCGGTCTTTCCGGAACAGGAAAGACAACTTTATCAGCTGATAACAATCGCCGACTGATTGGTGATGATGAGCATGGCTGGTCAGCTAACGGTGTATTCAACATCGAGGGTGGATGCTATGCGAAGTGCATTAACTTATCCAAGGAAAAAGAACCGCAAATTTATGATGCGATCCGTTTCGGTTCTGTACTTGAAAATGTCGTTGTCGATGAAGAAACTCGTGTTGCGGACTATGATGACGGCAGCCTGACTGAAAATACACGTGCAGCTTATCCAATCCAGGCAATTGAAAACATCGTGGACCCAAGCATTGCCGGACATCCAAACGCAATTGTGTTCCTGACTGCCGACGCTTTCGGAGTTCTGCCTCCAATCGCCAAGCTTACAAAGGAACAGGCAATGTACCATTTCTTGAGCGGATATACTTCAAAGCTTGCTGGAACTGAGCGCGGCATCACATCACCGCAGGCAACGTTCTCGACTTGCTTCGGCTCACCTTTCCTTCCGCTTGCAGCAACAAGATACGCCGAAATGCTCGGTGAAAAAATCGACGAGCACAACGCGAAGGTATTCCTTGTGAACACAGGATGGACAGGCGGAGAATATGGCACTGGCAGCCGCATGAAGCTTGCATACACTCGCGCAATGGTCCAGGCAGCACTTGAAGGCGAATTGAACAACGTCGAAACCGTCAAAGACGAAATCTTCGGCCTGGATATTCCGTCACATGTACCAGGTGTACCTGACGACGTCCTTCAGCCAGTCAAAACATGGAGCGACAAAGAAGCCTACTACGCAAAAGCAAACGAACTTGCTGGCAAGTTCCGCGAAAACTTTAAGAAGTTCTCAAACGTACCTTCTGAGATCGAAGAAAAAGGCGGACCGACAGCGAAATAAGAACAAAAAGCGCAAGCGCCTCGTTCAGCCCCGACAAGCGCTGGAGGGCCGACCAGTGAAGTCGTTCTTTGACTTCATTGGGCGGATCGAAATCGAAAAGTATAGCCGACTGCCCAGAAACGCAGAAACTGGAGACTCCGACAAAGAAGCGATTTTTGCTTCTGCCGGCGGAGTTGAAGTTTCGGAGTTTCTAGGAGGCGAAACTAGACAAGTGACTCGAGGGGCTAGGCGCTGGAGCTAGATTAAAAAAACCGCATTGAGTTATCCACAACTCAATACCTTTATAAATTCCTTATCCACAAGAAAAGCGCAAGCGCCTTGGTCAGCCCCGACAAGCGATGGAGCTGACAATTCTCGAAGTAAAATTCATCCTTTCTTATCGCATAAAAGGGCCATTTCCAATCGGAAAAGGCCCTTTTCTATTTCACAGTCTATTGGTTGCGGTTTATGCCAATAGCTATCATTTACTCCTGTTCCTTAATGCTTCCCTGTCAACATTTTGGGGAGGCTGTTCCATCCATCTGTTATCAATCATTATTTTTATCCCGTCGTTTGCATATTGAAGAATTTCAGTCACAAGCCTCGTGTAATGTCCGCCTAAATCTTTTCTTAGGCTCGCTCCAATTGCAGTTCCGTATCCACCAACACTAATAGCACTTAAACTGTTGGTTTGAAACATCATTAGCTTATCTGAAAAAGGCGGTACAATTGATTGAGATATCGCTGAGTCCCAGGTGCTTGGAAGCGGGACTCCGTCTTGTACTAAAATTTCTCTAAACACAGTTTCATGTTTTGCAGCTATTTCAGAACCTCTTTCCATAAACTTTCGTACTTCTGGTGACTGGGCTGTCTGAGAGAAACCTGCCAAAAAAGTTCTGCCAATTGAATTCGTCTCTGTGTTTTTTGATATATGAGCCAGCTCTACAGCAGTAAGTGGGCGATGTCTTCCCATTAAACTAGATAAGAATGATTCATCTTGCAGATATTCTGCTTTCTCCATTGGAGGTATTGTTGGCGAGCGTACGAATGTACCTTTTTTTAAAAGCAAGTCACAAGAATCATTATAAAGTTTCATAAATATCTCAGAAGTCTCCGAAAATAATTCTCTTACATCATTCCTGGCCAATACTTCTAAAAATGCTGCAGATGCAACAGTTCCTGCTGAAGCCATATATTTAATATAGCGCAAAGTAAAAAGATCTGAGTATACTCTGCCTGCCATTAAATTCACGTCATCCTGAGTAAAACCGATAGGCAGTGCATGTTGATCTTTTTCGAAAATGGTCTTGACTTGATTTACTACAAATTTCGTATTTGATAACGCGGCATTTATGATTTCCGTCATTTCGGTATCTTCATTTACCTTTGCAAAATGCTGGACAATGCAATGAGCCATTGAATTTTGCATATAAGCTCCCCACATCGCAGCTACTTCTGATGAAGTCAATTGAGGGTTATGTTCCATTTCAATTCATAACTCCTTCTTTTTGCCTTATTTTTAGGCTAAAGAAGAGATAATATTCGTTGATAACTATTCAACTAAAATAAGTACTGTTTTTTTTAAAATTAAACTTATAACAATGACTGTAAAGAAAAAAAACAGAGCACAATATGTGCCCTGCTTAGTTGGTTGAGTTCAAGGAAATCAACTGATACGTAAGTGTTGTTGTGCTTTCTGTCCATTCTACTTTTTTGATGACGCCGATTCCGGTAAGGTCACCTTCGATTGTCTTTTTGACTTCTAGTGGAATGTCAACTGGATAAAGCCTGTAGCCTTCCTTGGTCAAAGAGAAGAAATTGTCTTCGAGCCGCTTTTCCCGGCCCTTTGTCACGATCATTGTATTCAACTCTAATGGCATCCCCATTGTACTCGCTCCTCTATTGTTCATCATTAATACCACTTTCATTTTATCATTGTTGCTATTGTGATTTCATCCAATTCGTTAAGTCGGACACAACTTTCCGGTTCACTACTGGCGGAAAGTAATGCGTGTAGTCATCAA
This window of the Mesobacillus jeotgali genome carries:
- the pckA gene encoding phosphoenolpyruvate carboxykinase (ATP), giving the protein MNVVGISNELSALLKGNNVKVQLSVPQLVEKVLNRNEGLLTSTGAVRATTGKYTGRSPKDKFIVEEESVKDKIDWGSVNQPISEESFTKLYNKVLNFLKEKEEVFVFKGFAGADKKYQLPIQVINEYAWHNLFAHQLFIRPTEEELVDHESEFTVISAPTFKADPKVDGTNSETFIIVSFAQRVVLIGGTEYAGEMKKSIFSVMNYLLPENGILSMHCSANVGREGDVALFFGLSGTGKTTLSADNNRRLIGDDEHGWSANGVFNIEGGCYAKCINLSKEKEPQIYDAIRFGSVLENVVVDEETRVADYDDGSLTENTRAAYPIQAIENIVDPSIAGHPNAIVFLTADAFGVLPPIAKLTKEQAMYHFLSGYTSKLAGTERGITSPQATFSTCFGSPFLPLAATRYAEMLGEKIDEHNAKVFLVNTGWTGGEYGTGSRMKLAYTRAMVQAALEGELNNVETVKDEIFGLDIPSHVPGVPDDVLQPVKTWSDKEAYYAKANELAGKFRENFKKFSNVPSEIEEKGGPTAK
- the asnB gene encoding asparagine synthase (glutamine-hydrolyzing), coding for MCGFIGCVHENAQEFSSDDKQLFKNMNDIITHRGPDDDGYFYDEHIQFGFRRLSIIDLEAGHQPLTYENERYWIIFNGEIYNYLELREELIEEGLTFETHSDTEVIIALYSHYKEQAVDKLRGMFAFVIWDKQEQILYGARDHFGIKPFFYFEDENRTFFGSEKKSILLALENDVLDYKALQHYLTYQFVPEPNTMSEGIYKLEPGHYFTKKIGSPMEIKRYWKASFSPIHKSEDEFTKEIRDVLFESVKIHMRSDVPVGSFLSGGIDSSIIASIAKQYHPSIKTFSVGFQQNGFSEIDVAKETADRLGVENISYVISPQEYMDELPKIMWHMDDPLADPAAIPLYFVAREARKHVTVVLSGEGADELFGGYNIYREPQDLEMFNKIPQVGKSMLKGISKMMPEGMKGKSFIERGVTPMEERYIGNAKMFTEKEKSELLHVYNGQYDYRDITKPLYRESRGYDPVDTMQYIDIHTWMRGDILLKADKMTMAHSLELRVPFLDKIVFETASKIPTSLKTANNTTKYILRKAAEGVVPDHVLTRKKLGFPVPIRHWLKNEMNEWAKNIIKESNTEHLINKSYLLKLLDDHCQNKADNSRKIWTVLMFMMWHDVYVEKKYSFQKEYEAQKVLQS
- a CDS encoding DUF3231 family protein; the protein is MEHNPQLTSSEVAAMWGAYMQNSMAHCIVQHFAKVNEDTEMTEIINAALSNTKFVVNQVKTIFEKDQHALPIGFTQDDVNLMAGRVYSDLFTLRYIKYMASAGTVASAAFLEVLARNDVRELFSETSEIFMKLYNDSCDLLLKKGTFVRSPTIPPMEKAEYLQDESFLSSLMGRHRPLTAVELAHISKNTETNSIGRTFLAGFSQTAQSPEVRKFMERGSEIAAKHETVFREILVQDGVPLPSTWDSAISQSIVPPFSDKLMMFQTNSLSAISVGGYGTAIGASLRKDLGGHYTRLVTEILQYANDGIKIMIDNRWMEQPPQNVDREALRNRSK
- the metK gene encoding methionine adenosyltransferase — translated: MSNKRRLFTSESVTEGHPDKICDQISDAILDAILAKDANARVAAETSVTTGLVLVAGEITTSTYVDIPKIVRETVKEIGYTRAKYGFDSETCAVLTSIDEQSADIAMGVDQALEAREGQMSDEEIEAIGAGDQGLMFGFACNETKELMPLPISLAHKISRRLTEVRKEEILPYLRPDGKTQVTVEYDENDKPVRIDTIVISTQHHPEVSLEQIQRNLKEHVIKPVVPAELIDENTKYFINPTGRFVIGGPQGDAGLTGRKIIVDTYGGYARHGGGAFSGKDPTKVDRSAAYAARYVAKNIVAAGLAEKVEVQLAYAIGVARPVSISIDTFGTGKVSEDVLIDVVENNFDLRPAGIINMLDLRKPIYKQTAAYGHFGRSDVDLPWERTDKAEALRTQAQGK
- a CDS encoding DUF2584 domain-containing protein, whose translation is MGMPLELNTMIVTKGREKRLEDNFFSLTKEGYRLYPVDIPLEVKKTIEGDLTGIGVIKKVEWTESTTTLTYQLISLNSTN